From a region of the Actinomadura luzonensis genome:
- a CDS encoding ABC transporter permease subunit gives MAVDVREAARAESTPPARPRREITTAFVVSRIAVLAVTAAILLYAVPPLAAAGSWAALTLLCAAAAAVAFLYLTRRFVPAKYLVPGTIFLLAFQVFPVVYTATTAFTNFGDGHRGTKAEAVTAIETGSVRQAPGSPEYALTPALRGDELVFLLVDPKTKQVSLGDPAGLTPLAGAELGLTGKVVSAPGLTVLKGPEAAARAQDISAFAVPTPGGLIKANGLSRAVEGRAALAYDASCDCVRGPDGTWTADEEQGYFVNARGEHLAQGWQVNVGLANFARALTDPTISGYFLGVLGWNVVFALASVLGTFALGMGVALALHHPRMRGTRFYRIALILPYAMPAFAMLLVWRDLFNRDFGLVNQLLGTHVDWLGEPGTARLGVILVNLWLGFPYMFLVTTGALQAIPRELTEAAAIDGATPWRAFRRVTLPLLLVALTPLLISSFAFNFNNFNAIALTTEGGPFPAASPQVGATDLLITYTFRLAFGAGGAQFGFAAAISVFIFAIVALISAVAFRRTRRQEEVYA, from the coding sequence GTGGCTGTGGACGTGCGCGAGGCCGCGCGGGCGGAGAGCACCCCGCCCGCCCGGCCCCGCCGGGAGATCACCACGGCGTTCGTCGTGAGCAGGATCGCGGTGCTCGCCGTGACCGCCGCGATCCTGCTGTACGCCGTGCCGCCGCTCGCCGCCGCGGGCTCATGGGCCGCGCTCACGCTGCTGTGCGCCGCCGCCGCGGCCGTCGCCTTCCTGTACCTGACCCGTCGCTTCGTGCCGGCCAAGTACCTCGTCCCCGGCACGATCTTCCTGCTGGCCTTCCAGGTCTTCCCCGTCGTGTACACGGCGACCACCGCGTTCACCAACTTCGGCGACGGGCACCGCGGCACCAAGGCCGAGGCGGTCACCGCCATCGAGACCGGCTCGGTCCGCCAGGCGCCCGGCTCGCCCGAGTACGCGCTGACCCCCGCCCTGCGCGGCGACGAGCTGGTGTTCCTGCTGGTGGACCCGAAGACCAAGCAGGTCTCCCTCGGCGACCCCGCGGGCCTGACCCCGCTGGCCGGGGCCGAGCTGGGCCTGACCGGCAAGGTCGTCTCCGCGCCCGGCCTGACCGTGCTCAAGGGGCCCGAGGCCGCCGCCCGCGCCCAGGACATCTCGGCCTTCGCGGTGCCCACCCCCGGCGGGCTGATCAAGGCCAACGGCCTCAGCCGCGCCGTCGAGGGCCGCGCCGCGCTCGCCTACGACGCCTCCTGCGACTGCGTGCGCGGCCCGGACGGCACCTGGACCGCCGACGAGGAGCAGGGCTACTTCGTCAACGCCCGCGGCGAGCACCTGGCGCAGGGCTGGCAGGTCAACGTCGGCCTCGCCAACTTCGCCCGCGCGCTGACCGACCCCACCATCTCCGGCTACTTCCTCGGCGTGCTCGGCTGGAACGTCGTCTTCGCGCTGGCCTCGGTGCTCGGCACGTTCGCGCTCGGCATGGGGGTGGCGCTGGCGCTGCACCATCCGCGCATGCGCGGCACCCGGTTCTACCGGATCGCGCTGATCCTGCCGTACGCGATGCCGGCCTTCGCCATGCTGCTGGTCTGGCGCGACCTGTTCAACCGCGACTTCGGCCTGGTCAACCAGCTCCTCGGCACGCACGTGGACTGGCTCGGCGAGCCCGGCACCGCCCGGCTCGGGGTGATCCTGGTCAACCTGTGGCTCGGCTTTCCCTACATGTTCCTGGTCACCACCGGCGCGCTGCAGGCCATCCCGCGCGAGCTGACCGAGGCCGCCGCCATCGACGGCGCGACCCCGTGGCGGGCCTTCCGCCGGGTCACGCTGCCGCTGCTGCTGGTCGCGCTGACGCCGCTGCTGATCTCGTCGTTCGCGTTCAACTTCAACAACTTCAACGCCATCGCGCTCACCACCGAGGGCGGGCCGTTCCCGGCCGCGAGCCCGCAGGTCGGCGCCACCGACCTGCTCATCACCTACACCTTCCGGCTGGCCTTCGGCGCGGGCGGGGCGCAGTTCGGGTTCGCGGCGGCGATCTCGGTGTTCATCTTCGCCATCGTGGCGCTCATCTCGGCGGTCGCCTTCCGCCGCACCCGCAGGCAGGAGGAGGTCTACGCGTGA
- a CDS encoding glycoside hydrolase family 13 protein has product MELRYLGEPHHDGSALYVPDQEPALGARVTLWLRAPLAAGVTGVTVRAVHDGEPRYAEAAPAPRDVPGVGGPDVWWRAEITAVNPVTPYRFLLATRRGQRWLSAAGLARHDVTDATDFRLVCHTPPPAWLRDAIVYQIFPDRFERSRPMRDVPDWALPRDWDADPVIPDGPGASRQFYGGDLDGVVRRLDHVQSLGADTVYLTPFFPARSNHRYDAASFARVDPLLGGDAALRRLSDALHARGMRLLGDITTNHCGDTHEWFVRAVSDVAAPEREMFYFDRDTGDYDSWWGVKTLPKLNWGSPRVREGMREVLTRWLGPLDGWRVDVANMTGRRGADDHAHAAAAYLRAALGPEAALIAEHNHDASGDLDRDGWHGTMNYGGFTRPVWAWLRGPGLDLEHFLGVPGGVPERDGPATLATFRAFAAAMSWRSLVHSWQLLDSHDSPRIRTVTGSRERHLLALGLQATLPGTPMVFAGSEFGLTGVNGEHSRTPMPWNRPADQDAATLAGYRDLLGLRRAEPTLRHGGLRWLHADADCLVLARESERETLVVAARRAPGAPLPVGVRMQGVYDAADGDEISGDGPSLSVWRVTH; this is encoded by the coding sequence GTGGAATTGCGCTACCTCGGGGAGCCGCATCACGACGGCTCGGCACTGTACGTCCCCGACCAGGAGCCCGCCCTCGGCGCGCGGGTGACGCTCTGGCTGCGCGCACCGCTCGCCGCCGGCGTCACCGGCGTGACCGTGCGCGCGGTGCACGACGGCGAGCCCCGCTACGCCGAGGCGGCGCCCGCCCCGAGGGACGTCCCCGGGGTGGGCGGCCCGGACGTCTGGTGGCGGGCCGAGATCACCGCCGTCAACCCGGTCACCCCGTACCGCTTCCTGCTGGCCACCCGGCGTGGCCAGCGGTGGCTGAGCGCCGCCGGGCTGGCCCGGCACGACGTGACCGACGCCACCGACTTCCGGCTGGTCTGCCACACGCCGCCGCCGGCCTGGCTGCGCGACGCGATCGTCTACCAGATCTTCCCCGACCGCTTCGAGCGCTCCCGACCGATGCGCGACGTGCCGGACTGGGCGCTGCCCCGCGACTGGGACGCCGACCCCGTCATCCCCGACGGGCCCGGCGCCTCCCGCCAGTTCTACGGCGGCGACCTCGACGGCGTCGTGCGGCGGCTGGACCACGTCCAGAGCCTCGGCGCCGACACCGTCTACCTGACGCCGTTCTTCCCCGCCCGCTCCAACCACCGCTACGACGCCGCCAGCTTCGCCCGCGTGGACCCGCTGCTCGGCGGCGACGCGGCCCTGCGCCGCCTGTCGGACGCGCTGCACGCGCGCGGCATGCGCCTGCTCGGCGACATCACCACCAACCACTGCGGCGACACCCACGAGTGGTTCGTCCGGGCCGTCTCCGACGTCGCCGCCCCCGAGCGCGAGATGTTCTACTTCGACCGCGACACCGGCGACTACGACTCCTGGTGGGGCGTCAAGACGCTGCCGAAGCTCAACTGGGGCAGCCCCCGCGTCCGCGAGGGCATGCGCGAGGTCCTGACCCGCTGGCTCGGCCCGCTCGACGGCTGGCGCGTGGACGTCGCCAACATGACCGGCCGCCGGGGCGCCGACGACCACGCCCACGCCGCGGCCGCGTACCTGCGGGCCGCGCTCGGCCCGGAGGCCGCCCTCATCGCCGAGCACAACCACGACGCGAGCGGCGACCTCGACCGCGACGGCTGGCACGGCACCATGAACTACGGCGGCTTCACCCGCCCCGTCTGGGCCTGGCTGCGCGGCCCCGGCCTGGACCTGGAGCACTTCCTCGGCGTGCCGGGCGGGGTCCCCGAGCGCGACGGGCCCGCCACCCTCGCCACCTTCCGCGCCTTCGCCGCCGCCATGTCGTGGCGCTCGCTCGTGCACTCCTGGCAGCTCCTCGACTCCCACGACTCGCCGCGCATCCGCACGGTCACCGGCTCGCGCGAGCGCCACCTGCTCGCCCTCGGCCTGCAGGCCACGCTGCCCGGCACGCCCATGGTCTTCGCCGGCAGCGAGTTCGGCCTGACCGGCGTCAACGGCGAGCACTCGCGCACCCCCATGCCCTGGAACCGGCCGGCCGACCAGGACGCGGCCACCCTCGCCGGCTACCGCGACCTGCTCGGCCTGCGCCGCGCCGAGCCCACGCTGCGTCACGGCGGGCTGCGCTGGCTGCACGCCGACGCCGACTGCCTGGTCCTCGCCCGCGAGAGCGAGCGGGAGACGCTGG
- a CDS encoding sugar ABC transporter substrate-binding protein, whose translation MRKRALGVAALATLAFAATACGGGAEPAAPAASGTSAPASAAAGGGTLVIWADPSRVQPLKPFADAFGKENGVTVEVKEISKDNQTTFLTASQQGSGPDIMIGAHDWIGNLVQNGAIDPVTLTEEQKAAFSAKAMQAVTFDGQVYGAPYAMENIALIRNTELAPDAPATIEDMIAKGKELKKAGKVKEVLCLPVGQKGDAFHVYPIFASAGGALFGATATGDPDPKKVLLGAPDSVKAFEKLKDLGEKGDGALRTSITNENYIVNFAGGKCAYLVSGPWAMADVKKAGLSYDISAVPSFKDGKPATPFVGVQTFFVASKGKSKALAQEFVANYVTNVDVAMALYKADPRPPALTAALQQVQAEDPDAAKFMDAGKDGTPMPAIPEMAAIWEPFGIAENAAVKGGDPAEAAAAAQKAIDGALKNN comes from the coding sequence ATGCGCAAGCGTGCTCTGGGTGTGGCCGCACTCGCGACCCTCGCCTTCGCCGCGACGGCCTGCGGCGGCGGCGCCGAGCCGGCCGCCCCGGCGGCGTCCGGCACCTCCGCCCCCGCCTCGGCGGCCGCGGGCGGCGGCACGCTCGTCATCTGGGCCGACCCCAGCCGGGTGCAGCCGCTCAAGCCCTTCGCCGACGCCTTCGGCAAGGAGAACGGCGTGACGGTCGAGGTGAAGGAGATCAGCAAGGACAACCAGACGACCTTCCTGACCGCCTCGCAGCAGGGCAGCGGCCCGGACATCATGATCGGCGCGCACGACTGGATCGGCAACCTCGTGCAGAACGGCGCCATCGACCCGGTCACCCTGACCGAGGAGCAGAAGGCCGCCTTCTCCGCCAAGGCCATGCAGGCCGTCACCTTCGACGGCCAGGTCTACGGCGCGCCGTACGCGATGGAGAACATCGCCCTGATCCGCAACACCGAGCTCGCCCCCGACGCCCCCGCCACCATCGAGGACATGATCGCCAAGGGCAAGGAGCTCAAGAAGGCCGGCAAGGTCAAGGAGGTGCTCTGCCTGCCGGTCGGCCAGAAGGGCGACGCCTTCCACGTCTACCCGATCTTCGCCTCGGCCGGCGGCGCGCTGTTCGGCGCCACCGCCACCGGCGATCCCGACCCGAAGAAGGTGCTGCTCGGCGCCCCGGACTCGGTCAAGGCGTTCGAGAAGCTCAAGGACCTCGGCGAGAAGGGCGACGGCGCGCTGCGCACGTCCATCACGAACGAGAACTACATCGTCAACTTCGCCGGCGGCAAGTGCGCCTACCTCGTCTCCGGCCCGTGGGCGATGGCCGACGTCAAGAAGGCCGGCCTGTCCTACGACATCAGCGCCGTCCCGTCGTTCAAGGACGGCAAGCCCGCCACCCCGTTCGTCGGCGTCCAGACCTTCTTCGTCGCCTCCAAGGGCAAGAGCAAGGCTCTGGCCCAGGAGTTCGTCGCCAACTACGTGACCAACGTCGACGTCGCCATGGCCCTGTACAAGGCCGACCCGCGGCCCCCGGCGCTGACCGCCGCGCTCCAGCAGGTCCAGGCCGAGGACCCGGACGCCGCCAAGTTCATGGACGCCGGCAAGGACGGCACGCCCATGCCCGCCATCCCCGAGATGGCCGCCATCTGGGAGCCGTTCGGCATCGCCGAGAACGCCGCGGTCAAGGGCGGCGACCCGGCCGAGGCCGCAGCGGCGGCGCAGAAGGCCATCGACGGCGCGCTCAAGAACAACTGA
- a CDS encoding sugar ABC transporter permease — translation MKLALRHGFVLAVCAFALFPIVFVVSAAINPRGTLASTELLPTGASLANFANLFGSDTYPFARWFFNSVFIALVSSFASLLLSMLAAYAFSRMRFAGRRAGLLALLLIQMFPQFLAIVTIFMIFTEVTELYPAFGFNTVWGLLLLYLGGALGVNTWLMKGFLDTVPKELDEAATVDGATHAQIFWRVIMPLVTPILAVTALLAFIGTMSEFLMANVFLRDPGSKTLAVGMYGMIAGDHRNANFGMFAAGTLLTAIPTVGVFLWLQKYIVSGLTAGAVKG, via the coding sequence GTGAAGCTCGCCCTCAGGCACGGGTTCGTGCTCGCCGTCTGCGCGTTCGCGCTGTTCCCCATCGTGTTCGTGGTGTCGGCCGCGATCAACCCGCGCGGCACGCTCGCCTCCACCGAGCTGCTGCCGACCGGGGCGAGCCTGGCCAACTTCGCGAACCTGTTCGGCTCGGACACCTATCCGTTCGCGCGCTGGTTCTTCAACTCGGTGTTCATCGCGCTGGTCTCGTCGTTCGCGAGCCTGCTGCTGTCGATGCTGGCCGCCTACGCCTTCAGCCGCATGCGCTTCGCCGGCCGCCGGGCCGGGCTGCTCGCGCTGCTGCTCATCCAGATGTTCCCGCAGTTCCTCGCCATCGTGACGATCTTCATGATCTTCACGGAGGTGACCGAGCTGTACCCGGCGTTCGGCTTCAACACCGTGTGGGGCCTGCTGCTGCTCTACCTGGGCGGCGCGCTCGGCGTGAACACCTGGCTCATGAAGGGCTTCCTCGACACCGTGCCGAAGGAGCTCGACGAGGCCGCCACCGTGGACGGCGCCACGCACGCGCAGATCTTCTGGCGGGTCATCATGCCGCTGGTCACGCCGATCCTCGCGGTGACCGCGCTGCTCGCCTTCATCGGCACCATGAGCGAGTTCCTCATGGCCAACGTGTTCCTGCGCGACCCCGGCAGCAAGACGCTCGCGGTCGGCATGTACGGCATGATCGCCGGTGACCACCGCAACGCCAACTTCGGCATGTTCGCCGCGGGCACGCTGCTTACCGCCATTCCCACCGTGGGTGTGTTCCTCTGGTTGCAGAAGTACATCGTCTCCGGGCTGACCGCCGGGGCTGTCAAGGGATAG